A single Filimonas effusa DNA region contains:
- a CDS encoding HlyD family secretion protein, translating to MSTTGTETNNGNKKRNKKFTIILAIVVILGGWFGISKYLHALHHEETDDAQVEANISPVIPRVSGYVTAVRVKDHQRVKKGDTLIILDDREMKIRLEQAEAALATAESNLASAQSSAGAAHANIATSEASVSTADAQIETAKINVWRATEDFKRYENLIKDHSITQQQYEQALAAKQTAEKQLQVLQQQKAQAAKQVNAVSSQSNAATSQIGIAAASIKQRKVDVDDAKLNLSYTVITAAEDGIVSKVTTQEGQFVQAGAALFSIVLNNELWIVANFKETQVEKVREGQKVLVEIDAFPAHKFEARVGSFSPATGARFALLPPDNASGNFVKVVQRLPIRIEFTNPQDSLIKNLRAGMNADVDIHLD from the coding sequence ATGTCAACAACAGGTACAGAAACCAATAACGGCAATAAAAAAAGAAATAAGAAATTCACCATCATCCTGGCCATAGTGGTTATCCTGGGTGGCTGGTTTGGTATTAGCAAATACCTGCACGCTTTGCATCACGAAGAAACCGATGATGCCCAGGTAGAAGCCAATATCAGCCCGGTAATACCCCGCGTTTCAGGATATGTTACCGCTGTAAGGGTAAAAGACCACCAGAGAGTCAAAAAAGGAGATACGCTTATCATCCTCGACGACAGGGAAATGAAGATCAGGCTCGAACAGGCCGAAGCAGCGCTCGCTACCGCAGAATCCAACCTGGCATCTGCACAATCCAGCGCAGGCGCAGCACACGCCAATATCGCTACCAGCGAAGCCTCCGTTTCTACCGCCGATGCCCAGATCGAAACAGCTAAGATCAATGTATGGAGAGCCACAGAAGATTTCAAACGTTACGAAAATCTGATAAAGGATCATTCTATCACGCAACAGCAGTACGAACAGGCCCTTGCTGCCAAACAAACCGCAGAAAAACAACTGCAGGTCTTACAACAGCAAAAGGCGCAGGCCGCTAAACAGGTGAATGCCGTCAGCTCTCAAAGTAATGCCGCTACATCTCAGATAGGGATCGCCGCAGCATCCATCAAACAAAGAAAAGTAGATGTCGATGATGCAAAGCTGAACCTCTCTTACACGGTGATAACCGCAGCCGAAGATGGGATCGTCTCCAAAGTAACCACCCAGGAAGGACAATTCGTGCAGGCCGGCGCAGCCCTCTTTAGCATCGTCCTCAACAATGAGCTTTGGATCGTCGCAAACTTCAAGGAAACGCAGGTAGAGAAAGTAAGGGAAGGGCAGAAGGTGCTGGTTGAAATAGATGCCTTCCCAGCCCATAAGTTCGAAGCCCGCGTAGGTTCATTTTCTCCTGCAACAGGCGCCCGCTTTGCGCTCCTGCCGCCCGATAACGCCAGCGGCAACTTCGTGAAAGTAGTGCAACGCCTTCCCATCAGGATCGAATTTACCAACCCGCAGGATTCCCTTATCAAAAACCTGCGCGCAGGCATGAACGCCGACGTGGATATTCACCTCGATTAG
- a CDS encoding universal stress protein: MIPTILVITNISPSSQNALNYTCQLFQNQQARIIVLRIFALTSGFAGDGLAMAAMAETVASHEKWLEIEKASVMEAFPGLDIETRMVAGTFDETLREQIALENAAAVVFGEEGDHNALLSWDNYVLNAFIDLPVPVLLVPAGARFKTVSHIAFACNYKRENLHGPVDTLKKMMTRLNCQLHFVHVTPENKGLSAEEQTWKQRWQNELHEYPVYFDELEDNDVVTALDRFCESREVDLLAIRPHRAGIWASIFDKSQTREIVNLNKLPVLALRSTP, from the coding sequence ATGATCCCAACCATCCTGGTCATAACCAATATTTCGCCATCTTCTCAGAATGCACTGAACTATACCTGCCAGCTTTTCCAGAACCAGCAGGCACGTATTATCGTGCTGCGCATATTTGCATTGACATCCGGTTTTGCAGGTGACGGACTGGCAATGGCCGCCATGGCCGAAACTGTGGCCAGCCACGAAAAATGGCTCGAAATAGAAAAGGCAAGTGTAATGGAAGCTTTCCCCGGCCTCGATATTGAAACCCGCATGGTCGCTGGCACATTCGATGAAACGCTGAGAGAACAGATAGCATTGGAAAACGCTGCCGCTGTTGTTTTTGGAGAAGAAGGTGATCATAATGCATTGCTCTCCTGGGATAACTATGTGTTGAATGCATTTATCGACCTGCCGGTACCTGTGCTGCTCGTGCCGGCAGGCGCCCGCTTCAAAACTGTCAGTCATATTGCATTCGCATGTAACTATAAAAGAGAAAACCTGCACGGACCTGTCGATACACTGAAAAAGATGATGACAAGGTTAAACTGCCAGTTACATTTTGTACATGTAACCCCCGAAAACAAAGGCCTTTCCGCCGAAGAACAAACCTGGAAACAACGCTGGCAGAACGAGCTGCACGAATATCCTGTATACTTCGATGAACTCGAAGATAACGATGTGGTGACAGCGCTCGATAGGTTTTGCGAAAGCAGGGAAGTCGACTTGCTTGCCATACGCCCGCATCGTGCGGGTATATGGGCCAGTATCTTTGATAAAAGCCAGACCAGGGAAATCGTAAACCTGAATAAACTGCCTGTACTCGCGCTTCGCTCAACGCCATAA
- a CDS encoding DHA2 family efflux MFS transporter permease subunit — protein MIEQNSLVEYGARRVIITITAVVCALLEIIDTTIVNVAINDMRGSLGATLNEVSWVITAYAIANVIIVPMTSWLSQQFGRTNYFATSIILFTVSSFLCGNATSIGELIIFRFMQGLGGGALLVTSQTIITEIYPQEKRPMAQAIYTLGVIVGPTLGPPLGGYIIEHYAWPYIFYINIPVGIIAALLTMVYVKSPKYAEKRKASEVDWLGIGLLALAVGSLQYILEKGQEEDWFANNTIVVLAILAGLGTFFFIWRELTYKYPVVELRVLKNSNLRIGVVLSFIMGFGLYGSTFVIPLYTQSILGWNAQQAGLLMVPSTLVVAFMMPIVGQLIQKGVSQKLLISGGMLIFFIYCLGSYKIITPSTGGDNFFWVLMIRGVGLGFLSVPVAVMSLSTLKGPQIGQGAAFSGMMRQLGGSFGVALISTFISRQNMKHRSNLVSKLNIYDPDVQHRIASLKAGFMAKGMPSNTAEATAYKLLDGSISLQSTVLSYMDVFLWVGVMFLACVPIVIFFVKSAKNKVSLSDAAH, from the coding sequence ATGATAGAACAAAATTCGCTGGTAGAGTATGGCGCCAGGAGGGTGATTATTACCATCACCGCCGTCGTCTGTGCCCTGCTGGAGATCATTGATACTACCATCGTTAACGTAGCCATCAATGATATGAGAGGTAGCCTCGGCGCTACGCTCAACGAAGTGAGCTGGGTGATTACCGCATACGCCATCGCAAACGTGATCATCGTCCCCATGACCAGCTGGCTTTCCCAGCAGTTCGGACGTACCAACTACTTTGCCACCTCCATCATCCTGTTCACCGTATCCTCCTTCCTGTGCGGTAATGCTACCTCCATAGGCGAGCTCATTATCTTCCGCTTCATGCAGGGCCTGGGAGGAGGTGCACTGCTCGTAACATCTCAAACGATTATTACCGAGATCTATCCCCAGGAGAAACGCCCGATGGCGCAGGCCATCTATACCCTGGGGGTGATCGTCGGCCCCACGCTGGGCCCGCCCCTGGGAGGTTATATCATTGAACATTACGCATGGCCCTATATCTTCTACATCAATATCCCGGTAGGTATCATCGCTGCCCTGCTTACCATGGTATATGTGAAAAGCCCCAAATACGCCGAAAAACGGAAGGCAAGTGAAGTCGACTGGCTCGGCATCGGACTGCTGGCGCTTGCCGTAGGATCCCTGCAATACATCCTCGAAAAAGGACAGGAAGAAGACTGGTTCGCTAACAATACCATCGTAGTCCTCGCCATCCTTGCAGGCCTCGGTACTTTCTTCTTTATATGGCGCGAACTTACTTATAAATATCCCGTAGTAGAACTCCGTGTGCTAAAGAATAGTAACCTGCGCATAGGAGTGGTCTTGTCCTTTATCATGGGCTTTGGCCTCTATGGCTCTACGTTTGTAATTCCGTTGTATACCCAGTCCATCCTGGGCTGGAATGCACAGCAGGCAGGTCTGCTCATGGTGCCAAGTACGCTCGTGGTAGCGTTTATGATGCCTATAGTGGGACAGCTCATCCAGAAAGGGGTATCGCAAAAACTGCTCATCTCCGGCGGCATGCTCATCTTCTTTATCTACTGCCTGGGCTCCTATAAGATCATAACCCCGTCCACCGGGGGCGACAACTTTTTCTGGGTGCTCATGATCCGCGGCGTAGGCCTCGGATTCCTTTCCGTACCCGTGGCAGTAATGTCGCTGTCTACTTTAAAAGGTCCTCAGATAGGGCAGGGGGCCGCCTTCTCAGGTATGATGCGTCAGTTGGGCGGCTCCTTTGGCGTGGCGCTCATCTCAACATTTATCTCGAGGCAGAACATGAAACACCGAAGTAACCTGGTGTCGAAACTAAACATCTACGATCCCGATGTGCAGCATCGCATCGCCAGCCTCAAAGCAGGTTTTATGGCCAAAGGCATGCCGTCAAATACCGCAGAAGCTACAGCCTATAAACTGCTCGATGGAAGTATCTCTCTTCAGTCAACAGTCCTTTCCTATATGGATGTGTTCCTCTGGGTAGGTGTTATGTTCCTGGCCTGCGTACCTATCGTTATCTTCTTCGTTAAAAGCGCTAAAAACAAGGTCAGCCTCTCCGATGCTGCCCACTAA
- a CDS encoding DUF4861 domain-containing protein: protein MKKVWIIIVAALAGSVSFAQSKKLTLTNRLAQQRPDERIVLTRDQVNSKVKLSAEKPYCIITTESGVPKVIQFDDLDGDGNWDEAAFLGTFEPKQKQVFLISASKSPATVKAVVRAHVRHRHKNADNTFADAVDTDTMPYNNQPTDFSKQKLPPYLTEGPAWENDKVGFRKYFDVRNANDIWGKTTAKMVLEEVGADPSVSYHHFNPAWGMDILRVGKALGAGALALQMPVNGKDSVFRFGTNVKQTTYKKLADGPVRAIFRISYQSWQVAGQSVDVTEEISIWGGQYFFENKVTLQNAPAGARLITGTIDFYETGFHPVKTKGITGLYTFGIQSENHDKLGLAILAPAKQVIHTAPLNAGGIANTFGVWLNPQKQKAVYRFYSCWEKTDPVFSNETAFTALLQQQSDAWNNPIRIK from the coding sequence ATGAAAAAAGTCTGGATAATAATCGTAGCGGCATTGGCGGGAAGCGTCTCTTTCGCTCAGTCAAAAAAACTCACCTTAACAAATCGCCTCGCGCAGCAGCGCCCCGATGAACGCATCGTCTTAACACGCGATCAGGTGAACAGTAAAGTAAAACTCTCCGCCGAAAAACCTTATTGCATTATCACCACCGAAAGTGGTGTCCCCAAAGTAATACAGTTCGATGACCTCGATGGCGATGGCAACTGGGACGAAGCAGCATTCCTGGGTACCTTTGAACCCAAACAAAAACAGGTCTTCCTCATCTCCGCAAGTAAGTCGCCCGCAACAGTAAAAGCAGTAGTGCGCGCCCACGTCCGCCACCGTCATAAAAACGCGGATAATACTTTTGCCGATGCGGTAGATACCGACACCATGCCCTATAATAACCAGCCTACCGATTTCTCAAAGCAGAAACTCCCTCCATATCTTACCGAAGGCCCTGCATGGGAAAACGATAAAGTAGGCTTCCGCAAATATTTCGACGTCCGCAACGCCAACGATATCTGGGGTAAAACAACAGCAAAGATGGTCCTGGAAGAAGTAGGAGCAGACCCCTCCGTATCCTACCACCATTTCAACCCCGCATGGGGCATGGATATCCTCAGGGTAGGCAAAGCCCTGGGCGCCGGAGCCCTCGCCCTGCAAATGCCTGTCAATGGAAAAGACAGTGTCTTCCGCTTCGGCACCAACGTAAAACAAACCACCTATAAGAAACTGGCCGATGGCCCCGTACGCGCCATCTTCCGCATCAGCTACCAGTCATGGCAGGTCGCAGGCCAGTCAGTCGATGTTACGGAAGAGATCAGCATCTGGGGCGGTCAGTATTTCTTTGAGAATAAAGTAACACTACAAAACGCGCCGGCCGGCGCACGTCTCATCACAGGTACAATAGACTTTTATGAAACCGGCTTCCACCCCGTAAAAACAAAAGGGATAACCGGCCTCTATACATTCGGAATACAAAGCGAGAACCACGATAAATTGGGCCTCGCCATCCTGGCACCTGCAAAACAGGTCATCCATACAGCTCCGCTGAATGCAGGCGGCATCGCCAATACCTTTGGCGTTTGGCTCAACCCTCAAAAACAAAAAGCCGTCTATCGCTTTTACAGCTG